The genome window GGGGCGGAAGGCGACTCCCACCTCCAGGTCGGGCGGGGAGGCCAGCGCCTGCGGGTTGACCAGGTCATAGAAGTCCTGCATCAAGCGTCGCTGCTGACGATAGGCGGCGAGCACTCGCGCCGTGCGCTCGAAGGTCTGTCGTTCCCGCTTCTGCGCGTCCGCGACATAGCCGCTCAGGAGCGCCACCAATACCAGGAACGGTACTCGCTCTCGCAGCGCATCGCCGACGCTCATGGCGGCGTCGGGGCCGGCCGCGGCCAGCACCGCGACGTAGAGCGCCCCCGAGACGACCGCGGTCGCCAGCGCGCCCGCGGTGCCGAACCACAACGCCGCGATCACCGCCAGCGCGTAGTAGAGCGGGAAGAACGCCAGGCCGGTGGGGCCGCTCAGTCCCACCCACAGGGTGATGAAGACGATGTCGAGACTGAGAATGAAATGACGCTGCCCGGGGAAAGACACCCGCCGCCAGTACATCACCAGCAGCGCTGCGTTGTATACTCCCGCGAGCAGGATGGTGACGTAGAGGGGCGACAGCAGGTCCACCACGCCGCCGCGCCCGGACAGCGTGGCCACCACCATCACCACGAAGGTGGTGCGAAAGATGGCCACCGCCAGCTCCGGGTTGATGGCGCTGCGGGCGGCCTCTACACGGGCCTCGCCTTCGGGCTCGAGGTGCGACTCAGGCAGGATCATGTTCCAGGCTCGGCCAGGCGGTTTCGCCTGGCGCCGGCGCGGTCCTGCCCCGGCGCAGAGACGCACACGCCGTGGGCGCCCAGCGGTCGGCGGCTAGATCTCGAAATCGAGCACCGCCGAGACCCCGACGCCGGACACGCCCTTGGGGGATCCGCTCACGGTCTCGGTGCTTACCGGGATCAGCACGCGCATGCGGAAGCGGTCGTGGTACTTGGTCTCGACCTGGGCGACCGCCTTGACCGTCTCGACCTTGCTCGGCACGCCCACCACCTGCGCCGCGCCGATAAAGCCGCCGCTGCCCACGGAGAGAATCGGCACCACTTTGGTCGCCCCGCGGATCTCGGCCCCGCGCTCGCCCAGCGTCTTATTGAGGAACGAGTCAATGTCCCCCGAGAAGTGCTGGACCACATAGCC of Armatimonadota bacterium contains these proteins:
- a CDS encoding PP2C family protein-serine/threonine phosphatase is translated as MILPESHLEPEGEARVEAARSAINPELAVAIFRTTFVVMVVATLSGRGGVVDLLSPLYVTILLAGVYNAALLVMYWRRVSFPGQRHFILSLDIVFITLWVGLSGPTGLAFFPLYYALAVIAALWFGTAGALATAVVSGALYVAVLAAAGPDAAMSVGDALRERVPFLVLVALLSGYVADAQKRERQTFERTARVLAAYRQQRRLMQDFYDLVNPQALASPPDLEVGVAFRPALRMGAGDYYDLLHLDGGRYGLCVADVAGKHGAEVLRVPVVKYALKVAAMIEPGPAQVVERVNQLVFDELQPDRFVTMFYAQVDPSAGAITYVNAGHDPPLLVRASGATEALASGGLVLGVLSDARYEQGRLRWTPEDALVLYTDGAVEARGAGTEEFGADRFRETACAALAAADSAAAAAQAILAAIERYAAGGHRRDDITIMVARPARPAAKE